CAAAATGGTCACCGCCGCCGCACTGTTTGGCGCGGCGGCGCCGGTCGCGTATGCTGCTAATTCAGTCGGGACAACCGGTGACGCGAAAGGCGCTATGACCATCAACGACACACATTACTATCTGGATAACGTTCTGCTGGAAGCAGGCTTCGATTACGAGAATGCGGTAGCGGTGCATACCCGAACCGAGCTGCAAACCGTTGAGATTCAGGACGGAAAAATGGTTGCGCTACGCGCCAATAAAAGCCATCCGGATGCGACGCTGGCGCATTACGATGCGGGCGGGAAGCTGATGTTGCCCGCGATGCGCGACATGCACATCCACCTGGATAAAACCTTCTACGGCGGGCCGTGGCGATCGCTGAATCGCCCGGCGGGCACCACCATTCAGGATATGATCGCGCTTGAGCAAAAGTTGTTGCCTGAGCTACAGCCGTATACCCAGGAACGGGCAGAAAAGCTGATTGACCTGTTGCAGTCCAAAGGGACCTCTGTGGCGCGAAGCCACTGCAACATTGAGCCGGTATCCGGGCTTAAAAACCTCGAAAATTTGCAGGCGGTACTGGCACGCCGCAAAGCGGGTTTTGCGTGTGAAATTGTGGCGTTTCCACAGCATGGTTTGCTGCTGTCAAAATCAGAACCGCTGATGCGCGAAGCGATGCAGGCGGGGGCGCACTACGTTGGCGGGCTGGACCCAACCAGCGTGGATGGCGCGATGGAGAAATCCCTCGATACCATGTTCCAGATTGCGCTGGATTATGACAAAGGGGTCGATATTCATCTGCACGAAACCAGCCCGGCGGGCGTTGCGGCAGTGAATTACATGGTTGAACGGGTGGAAAAAACGCCGCAGCTCAAAGGGAGGTTAACCATCAGCCACGCCTTTGCGCTCGCTACGCTGAATGAGCAACAGGTGGATGCGCTGGCAACCCGAATGGCCGCTCAGCAAATCACCATTGCCTCGACGGTGCCGATTGGTACGTTACATATGCCGCTCAAACAGTTGCGCGACAAAGGCGTGACGGTGATCACCGGTACGGACAGCGTGATCGATCACTGGTCGCCGTATGGCCTGGGCGACATGCTGGAAAAAGCGAACCTGTACGCGCAGCTCTATATTCGTCCTAACGAACTCAATCTGTCGCGGGCATTATTCCTGGCGACGGGGGATGTGTTGCCATTGAATGATAAAGGTGAGCGCGTCTGGCCGAAAGCGCAGGATGAAGCCAGTTTTGTGCTGGTGGACGCCTCTTGTTCTGCCGAAGCGGTGGCGCGGATTTCGCCGCGTACCGCGACATTCCATAAAGGCAAGCTGGTGTGGGGGAGCGTCGCCAGCTAATGTCTGTGCTCACCGTGGAACCGCATGTCCTGGATCCACGGTGGGCTTCTCCTGCCTCTCACAGCCCCTTATCTAACTGACGATACCCATATAGCCATGGATGCCCATATAGACGCCGACCAGGCCGATTAACAGGCTGGAAAAGTAAGGGGCTTTTCTGGCGAGGCGATTAAATCCGCTCCAGCGTTTAGCCGCTTGCTGGACACTGATTGCCGCTCCTACACCCACTGTCACCAGCGTGAGCGCCAGACCAACACTGAAGCAGAGCACCATCGTTGCTCCCAGGGTGAAGGCTTTAAGCTGGATGCAAATCAGCAGCACGGTGATTGCCGCAGGACAGGGGATAAGCCCGCCGGTCAGGCCAAATAATACAATCTGCCCGTTCGTCACTTCTCTGCCGTGAAAGCGGCGCTGGATGTCACTGGCATGCGCGAGTTCATGGGCGTCCTGA
This Citrobacter enshiensis DNA region includes the following protein-coding sequences:
- a CDS encoding amidohydrolase family protein yields the protein MKENKSRREFLSQSGKMVTAAALFGAAAPVAYAANSVGTTGDAKGAMTINDTHYYLDNVLLEAGFDYENAVAVHTRTELQTVEIQDGKMVALRANKSHPDATLAHYDAGGKLMLPAMRDMHIHLDKTFYGGPWRSLNRPAGTTIQDMIALEQKLLPELQPYTQERAEKLIDLLQSKGTSVARSHCNIEPVSGLKNLENLQAVLARRKAGFACEIVAFPQHGLLLSKSEPLMREAMQAGAHYVGGLDPTSVDGAMEKSLDTMFQIALDYDKGVDIHLHETSPAGVAAVNYMVERVEKTPQLKGRLTISHAFALATLNEQQVDALATRMAAQQITIASTVPIGTLHMPLKQLRDKGVTVITGTDSVIDHWSPYGLGDMLEKANLYAQLYIRPNELNLSRALFLATGDVLPLNDKGERVWPKAQDEASFVLVDASCSAEAVARISPRTATFHKGKLVWGSVAS